In Clostridia bacterium, one genomic interval encodes:
- a CDS encoding endospore germination permease codes for MNDHNYTQISGGQLVLLLITLVGATAILYAPSMSIRIAGRDAWLSILVPATLYGLLVVWVTTRLALGFAGLSFREYTEALTGKWMARLINFLYCLYAVTLLIVIVREFGNVLSTAFMPETPMLVFHLSLLVLCIYATWGGIEVICRVNQFHLPLLFFTIAFLFLFLAKDVKLDRLLPFMENGFVPVLKGAIVPCAFRGEVFVLLWLVSHLKEPWDGPRLGTLAVAILGILLALDTFTILTVLGKELSSRETLATLSVVRYINIGDFLNRTEGLALIIWICSVVTKASAFFYIAAESAKAALGLPRSNGYLLGGLGLIILVAALYIFKNDLQVVWFLEKLFPPLSLLFQLIIPGALLGLAWVKKKGAGSRG; via the coding sequence ATGAACGATCACAATTACACGCAAATCTCCGGCGGGCAGCTGGTCCTGCTCCTCATTACCCTGGTGGGAGCGACGGCTATTCTTTACGCCCCTTCGATGTCTATTAGAATTGCGGGGCGGGATGCCTGGCTGTCAATTCTGGTCCCAGCCACTTTGTACGGGCTGCTGGTGGTCTGGGTTACCACTAGACTGGCCCTGGGCTTTGCCGGCCTCTCATTCCGGGAGTACACCGAGGCCCTGACCGGCAAATGGATGGCGCGGCTCATCAATTTCCTCTATTGCCTTTACGCGGTCACATTATTGATCGTGATCGTGCGGGAGTTCGGCAATGTCCTCAGTACCGCTTTCATGCCGGAGACGCCCATGCTGGTCTTTCACTTGTCCCTCCTGGTGCTGTGCATTTATGCCACCTGGGGCGGCATCGAAGTTATCTGCCGGGTGAATCAATTCCACCTACCCCTCTTGTTTTTTACCATTGCCTTCTTGTTCCTGTTTTTGGCCAAGGATGTGAAATTGGACAGGCTGCTGCCCTTTATGGAAAACGGTTTTGTGCCTGTGCTTAAAGGGGCCATCGTCCCCTGCGCTTTCCGCGGTGAGGTTTTTGTGCTCCTGTGGCTGGTCTCCCACCTGAAGGAACCCTGGGACGGCCCCAGGCTGGGCACCCTAGCGGTGGCCATTCTCGGCATTCTCCTGGCCCTGGATACTTTCACCATTTTGACCGTTCTCGGCAAGGAACTGTCTTCCCGGGAAACCCTGGCCACCCTGTCGGTGGTGCGTTATATTAACATCGGTGATTTCCTGAACCGGACGGAAGGATTGGCACTCATCATCTGGATCTGCAGTGTTGTGACGAAAGCCAGCGCTTTCTTCTACATCGCGGCGGAGTCAGCCAAAGCTGCTTTAGGCCTGCCGCGCAGCAACGGGTATCTCCTTGGCGGGCTGGGGCTCATCATCCTGGTGGCGGCTCTTTATATTTTTAAAAACGATCTCCAAGTCGTTTGGTTCCTGGAAAAACTGTTTCCGCCCCTTTCCTTGCTCTTCCAACTGATCATTCCCGGCGCGCTGCTGGGCCTGGCCTGGGTCAAGAAGAAAGGAGCCGGCTCCCGTGGTTAA
- a CDS encoding Ger(x)C family spore germination protein encodes MVKKYGLLFLLLWFTLWVSGCWSKKEIENLAIVSAIGVDFVEIDGKPKWEVTMEIYHPKALAPTGGDGISRGGSGQKLISWIVTSVGDTVDEAINHISARTPRVLFFAHTRVVIVGKEAVENYNLEEVLSLFFSSHEARLRNWVLIADGTAKEVLLTGPEMEPTRAGELEELIQQTRKRLSKAEVLNFRDVGEAMALPGKDVITGRVEVFKTPEPPTAIYLPGQESVRHTMRLSGGAVFSKGDFAGWFSDLETRGYLFLVGKARMTIVPIHLANDDTFDGNVRIIKASSRIIPEIAGSDLKMKVMIQAEGHLEGFFPGDFAVTSGFFDEVGRKTALELKKDILAALNKAKEYRADIFGFGEQVYRRYPKYWQLVKEQWRDYFASLPVEVEVKVTIRRTGIFEEPVPSR; translated from the coding sequence GTGGTTAAAAAGTACGGTTTACTGTTCTTGCTACTGTGGTTTACCTTATGGGTGTCAGGCTGCTGGAGTAAAAAGGAAATCGAAAACCTAGCCATCGTTTCCGCCATCGGCGTTGATTTTGTGGAAATAGACGGGAAGCCCAAGTGGGAAGTGACCATGGAAATTTACCACCCGAAAGCCCTGGCTCCCACCGGCGGCGACGGCATCAGCAGGGGAGGCAGCGGGCAAAAACTCATCAGCTGGATTGTGACTTCCGTCGGCGATACCGTCGACGAAGCCATTAATCACATCAGCGCCCGCACACCCCGGGTGCTGTTTTTCGCCCACACCAGGGTCGTGATCGTTGGTAAGGAGGCGGTGGAGAATTATAACCTGGAAGAAGTCTTGTCCCTCTTTTTCAGCAGCCATGAAGCCCGTTTGCGGAACTGGGTCTTAATTGCCGACGGAACAGCCAAGGAAGTGCTGCTGACCGGGCCGGAAATGGAACCCACCCGGGCCGGTGAACTGGAGGAATTAATCCAGCAAACCAGGAAAAGGTTGTCCAAAGCGGAAGTCCTCAATTTCCGGGATGTGGGAGAGGCCATGGCCTTACCCGGCAAGGATGTGATTACCGGCCGGGTAGAGGTCTTCAAAACTCCGGAGCCCCCTACCGCTATCTACCTTCCAGGGCAGGAGTCCGTGCGGCACACCATGAGACTGAGCGGCGGCGCCGTCTTTTCTAAGGGGGACTTTGCCGGCTGGTTCAGTGATCTGGAAACCCGGGGCTACTTGTTCCTGGTCGGCAAAGCGCGGATGACGATTGTGCCTATCCATCTAGCCAATGATGATACCTTTGACGGCAATGTCAGGATTATCAAGGCCAGCAGCAGGATCATCCCGGAGATCGCCGGGAGTGACCTTAAAATGAAAGTCATGATCCAGGCAGAAGGGCATTTGGAAGGCTTTTTCCCGGGCGATTTCGCCGTCACCTCCGGCTTCTTCGATGAGGTGGGCCGCAAAACGGCTCTGGAACTGAAAAAGGATATCCTGGCGGCCCTCAACAAGGCCAAGGAATACCGGGCGGATATTTTCGGCTTCGGGGAACAGGTTTACCGCCGGTACCCCAAGTACTGGCAGTTGGTGAAGGAGCAGTGGCGGGACTATTTCGCCAGCCTGCCGGTGGAGGTAGAGGTGAAAGTGACCATCCGCCGCACCGGCATTTTTGAAGAACCGGTGCCTTCCCGCTAG
- the ilvN gene encoding acetolactate synthase small subunit translates to MKHILALLVVNRPKVLSHISGLVSRRAYNIDSIAAGRTEDPKITRITLVVECEEDEIQQVENQLAKLVDVIKVTNLTREKCVVRELALIKVRASSEKRSDIVDICNIFRAKIVDVTREAMIVELTGESDKIEALMDVLKEHGIVEIVRTGTISLSRGPEAAKFVSKEQCC, encoded by the coding sequence GTGAAGCATATTCTGGCCCTTTTGGTAGTGAACCGCCCCAAGGTGCTGTCTCACATTTCCGGGTTAGTCAGCCGCCGGGCGTATAACATCGATAGCATTGCCGCCGGCCGTACGGAGGATCCCAAAATCACCAGGATTACCCTGGTGGTGGAATGTGAAGAAGACGAGATCCAGCAAGTGGAGAACCAATTGGCCAAACTGGTGGACGTCATTAAAGTAACCAACTTGACCCGGGAAAAATGTGTCGTCCGGGAACTGGCTTTAATCAAGGTGCGGGCCTCCTCGGAGAAAAGAAGCGATATCGTGGATATCTGCAATATCTTCCGGGCCAAGATCGTGGATGTGACCAGGGAAGCCATGATCGTGGAATTGACAGGGGAAAGCGATAAAATTGAAGCATTGATGGACGTGTTAAAGGAACACGGCATTGTGGAGATCGTCCGCACCGGTACCATTTCCCTGTCCCGGGGGCCGGAGGCGGCAAAATTTGTAAGCAAAGAGCAATGTTGTTGA
- the fdhF gene encoding formate dehydrogenase subunit alpha yields MVNLTIDGHPVSVPEGTTVLEAAREIGIDIPNLCYDKHLTPAGACRMCVVSIEGFRNLATACTTVVSEGMVVQTETPEVVEARKMILDLILANHPQDCLTCEKTGNCQLQDLCYRYGVKTTTFAGERRNVPKDTGNHLIERDYNKCILCGKCVRVCAEVQGTNAVDFVGRGFQTVVDTAFREHLNLENCRFCGQCVEMCPTGALINKQFKGTRPWQITKKVRTTCPFCGTGCNFDLNVKDGKIIGVTTGNPDGVVNGRALCVKGRFHTDMIYSPERITTPLIKKNGEFVPATWDEALDLVASKFKEIKEQYGSDAIAALSSARCTNEDNYVMQKFVRAVIGTNNVDHCARTUHAPTVAGLATVFGSGAMTNSIGEIEFNDCLFVIGSNAPEAHPVIGSKMKRAKRRGAKLIVADPRKTELAEMADVWLRLIPGTDAALINGMIHIIITEGWEDREFIETRCEGFDDMWKVVQNYPPSRAAEITGVPEELIYRAAELYAKTKHAGIYYTLGITEHTTGTANVMNLANLAMVTGHVGLERAGVNPLRGQNNVQGACDMGALPNVFPGYQAVSNPQVIEKFEKAWGVTLNRQMGLRIPEMIDMALYGQVKAMYIMGEDPVLTDPDANHVRKALEKLDFMVVQDLFLTETAKYADVFLPAACYAEKEGTFTNTERRVQRVRKAVEPPGQCRQDWEIICDLSRRMGYDMDYCCSEQIFNEMRSLTPSYAGITYARIDKVGIQWPCPSEDHPGTKFLHQGTFPRGKGLLQGIEYEAPAELTNEEYPMLMTTGRMLYHYNVTTRRSANLDRLRPHELAQLNPVDAAKIGVQEGDEIRVSSRRGSITTKVTLTEKVPPGIMFMTFHYWESPVNELTNSAYDPISKTAEYKVSAVRIEKVS; encoded by the coding sequence ATGGTTAATTTGACCATCGACGGGCATCCTGTGTCAGTTCCCGAAGGTACGACCGTGCTGGAGGCGGCCCGGGAAATCGGCATTGATATACCGAACCTGTGCTATGACAAGCATCTTACCCCAGCAGGTGCCTGCCGGATGTGTGTTGTTTCCATTGAGGGGTTTCGCAACCTGGCCACGGCCTGTACGACGGTAGTGTCCGAAGGCATGGTGGTGCAAACCGAGACCCCGGAAGTCGTTGAAGCCAGGAAGATGATTCTCGATTTAATCCTGGCTAATCACCCGCAGGATTGTCTGACTTGTGAAAAAACAGGGAATTGCCAGTTACAAGACTTGTGTTATCGCTACGGTGTGAAAACCACCACCTTTGCCGGTGAGCGCCGGAATGTGCCGAAAGACACCGGCAATCACCTCATCGAACGGGATTACAATAAATGTATCCTCTGCGGTAAATGTGTCCGGGTCTGCGCCGAAGTCCAAGGCACCAATGCCGTGGATTTCGTGGGCCGGGGTTTCCAGACCGTGGTGGATACCGCTTTCCGGGAGCATCTCAACCTGGAGAACTGCCGTTTCTGCGGCCAGTGCGTGGAAATGTGCCCCACCGGAGCTTTGATCAACAAGCAGTTCAAGGGTACCAGGCCCTGGCAAATCACCAAGAAAGTCAGGACCACTTGTCCTTTCTGCGGCACGGGCTGCAATTTTGATCTGAACGTCAAAGACGGCAAGATCATCGGCGTCACCACCGGTAACCCGGACGGGGTGGTCAACGGGCGAGCCCTCTGCGTGAAAGGGCGCTTCCACACCGACATGATCTACAGCCCGGAAAGGATTACCACGCCTTTAATCAAGAAAAACGGGGAATTCGTCCCGGCCACCTGGGATGAAGCTTTGGATCTGGTCGCTTCCAAGTTCAAGGAGATCAAGGAGCAGTACGGCAGCGATGCCATCGCGGCTTTGAGTTCCGCGCGCTGCACCAATGAAGACAACTATGTCATGCAGAAATTCGTGCGGGCGGTGATCGGCACCAACAACGTCGACCACTGCGCCCGGACGTGACACGCGCCTACCGTAGCCGGTCTGGCTACTGTATTTGGCAGCGGTGCAATGACCAACTCTATTGGTGAAATTGAGTTTAACGATTGCCTTTTCGTCATCGGTTCCAACGCCCCTGAAGCCCATCCGGTGATCGGGAGCAAGATGAAGAGAGCCAAGAGAAGGGGAGCCAAGCTCATCGTCGCCGATCCCAGGAAGACGGAACTGGCGGAAATGGCCGACGTATGGCTGCGGCTGATTCCCGGTACCGATGCGGCTTTGATCAACGGGATGATTCACATTATCATCACCGAGGGCTGGGAAGACCGGGAGTTCATTGAAACCCGGTGCGAGGGCTTTGATGACATGTGGAAAGTAGTGCAAAACTACCCGCCCAGCCGGGCCGCCGAGATCACCGGTGTTCCCGAAGAACTGATCTACCGGGCGGCGGAGCTTTACGCCAAGACCAAGCATGCCGGTATTTACTACACTTTAGGTATCACCGAGCATACCACCGGTACCGCCAACGTGATGAACCTGGCCAACCTGGCCATGGTCACCGGCCATGTGGGCCTCGAAAGGGCCGGGGTCAACCCGTTGAGAGGCCAGAACAACGTACAAGGGGCCTGCGACATGGGTGCCCTGCCCAACGTTTTCCCAGGCTACCAAGCCGTCAGCAACCCGCAGGTGATTGAGAAATTCGAGAAAGCCTGGGGTGTAACCCTGAACCGGCAAATGGGTCTCCGCATTCCGGAGATGATTGATATGGCGTTGTACGGCCAGGTGAAAGCCATGTACATCATGGGTGAAGACCCGGTTCTCACGGACCCTGACGCCAACCATGTCCGGAAAGCCTTGGAGAAGCTGGATTTCATGGTGGTGCAGGATCTGTTCCTCACCGAGACGGCCAAGTATGCCGATGTATTCCTCCCGGCGGCCTGTTATGCCGAGAAGGAAGGCACTTTTACCAACACGGAGCGCCGGGTGCAGAGAGTGAGAAAAGCCGTGGAACCCCCCGGCCAGTGCCGCCAGGATTGGGAGATCATCTGCGACCTGTCCCGCCGCATGGGTTATGACATGGACTACTGCTGCAGTGAGCAGATTTTCAATGAAATGAGGAGCTTAACACCGAGTTATGCCGGCATCACCTACGCCAGGATTGACAAGGTGGGCATCCAGTGGCCCTGCCCGTCGGAAGACCATCCCGGCACCAAGTTCCTGCACCAGGGCACTTTCCCCAGAGGAAAAGGTCTCCTGCAGGGCATAGAGTATGAAGCACCGGCGGAATTGACCAATGAAGAATACCCGATGCTCATGACCACCGGCCGGATGCTGTATCACTATAACGTGACCACCAGGCGTTCCGCCAACCTGGACCGGCTGCGTCCCCATGAGCTGGCCCAGTTGAATCCGGTGGATGCGGCGAAAATCGGCGTGCAAGAGGGAGATGAGATCCGCGTCAGTTCCCGCCGCGGTTCCATCACCACCAAAGTCACTCTTACGGAAAAAGTACCGCCCGGCATTATGTTCATGACGTTCCACTACTGGGAGTCCCCGGTCAATGAGTTGACCAACTCCGCTTATGACCCGATTAGTAAGACGGCGGAGTACAAGGTGTCGGCGGTGCGCATCGAGAAAGTGTCATAA